From the Montipora capricornis isolate CH-2021 chromosome 2, ASM3666992v2, whole genome shotgun sequence genome, one window contains:
- the LOC138031876 gene encoding fez family zinc finger protein 2-like isoform X2 — MKSKLKLPQKLDLGYISGSAGLLVKKTSAKIQQEQTNTESYSLGGFPTRPDTMPKSFLIRLRGKGTSNSVTQRVRQEERILNDDKAPLIRVPHNNFWLTNQNATKLLNSASLTKSAFPKIQASLEDMKIPLATQNVKSVENRKLQATGGLQPIVTPQSNADQTFTCDTCHKLFCTPHGLEVHVRRSHAGIRPYGCASCSKTFSHFVSLAQHRKTHSTLKIFECNTCGKFFKRSSTLSTHMLIHADIRPFSCEYCGKRFHQKSDMKKHLLVHTGEKPHKCRHCGKCFSQSSNLITHSRKHLGFKPFACHKCGRAFYRKVDLRRHSHVHKPGSHGNKKKFEDFSFGQARFISSPAH; from the exons ATGAAATCAAA GTTGAAACTGCCTCAAAAACTCGACCTAGGGTACATAAGCGGATCAGCTGGACTGCTTGTCAAAAAGACTTCCGCAAAGATCCAACAAGAGCAAACTAACACGGAAAGTTATTCACTCGGAGGATTTCCCACTCGGCCCGACACCATGCCGAAATCTTTCTTGATTCGATTACGTGGTAAAGGAACCAGCAATAGCGTGACCCAAAGAGTGAGACAAG AGGAAAGAATTCTTAACGACGACAAGGCTCCCCTCATACGCGTGCCACACAATAACTTCTGGTTGACAAACCAGAATGCTACAAAATTGTTAAACTCCGCGAGTTTGACAAAAAGTGCGTTTCCTAAAATTCAAGCTTCGTTGGAGGACATGAAAATTCCACTTGCCACCCAAAACGTGAAGAGCGTGGAAAACCGAAAACTCCAAGCTACAGGTGGTCTACAGCCAATTGTAACACCGCAGAGTAATGCAGATCAGACGTTCACTTGCGACACGTGCCACAAGCTATTTTGTACGCCGCATGGTTTGGAGGTGCACGTGCGACGATCACATGCAGGAATTCGTCCTTATGGGTGCGCTTCATGCAGTAAGACCTTCAGTCATTTCGTAAGTCTCGCCCAGCACAGAAAAACACACTCCACTCTGAAGATATTTGAGTGCAATACGTGCGGCAAGTTCTTTAAACGATCCTCCACCTTGTCGACCCACATGTTAATACATGCCGATATAAGGCCTTTCTCCTGTGAGTATTGTGGAAAACGATTTCACCAAAAGTCGGACATGAAGAAACACTTGCTTGTCCACACAGGGGAAAAACCGCACAAATGCCGCCACTGTGGGAAGTGTTTCAGCCAGTCGTCCAATCTCATCACACACAGCCGAAAGCATCTCGGATTCAAGCCATTTGCTTGTCACAAATGTGGACGGGCGTTCTACCGCAAAGTGGATTTAAGGAGGCACAGTCATGTCCACAAACCAGGCTCTCATGGCAACAAGAAAAAGTTCGAAGACTTTTCCTTTGGTCAGGCTAGATTCATTTCTTCTCCAGCTCATTAG
- the LOC138031876 gene encoding fez family zinc finger protein 2-like isoform X1 has translation MKSNRLKLPQKLDLGYISGSAGLLVKKTSAKIQQEQTNTESYSLGGFPTRPDTMPKSFLIRLRGKGTSNSVTQRVRQEERILNDDKAPLIRVPHNNFWLTNQNATKLLNSASLTKSAFPKIQASLEDMKIPLATQNVKSVENRKLQATGGLQPIVTPQSNADQTFTCDTCHKLFCTPHGLEVHVRRSHAGIRPYGCASCSKTFSHFVSLAQHRKTHSTLKIFECNTCGKFFKRSSTLSTHMLIHADIRPFSCEYCGKRFHQKSDMKKHLLVHTGEKPHKCRHCGKCFSQSSNLITHSRKHLGFKPFACHKCGRAFYRKVDLRRHSHVHKPGSHGNKKKFEDFSFGQARFISSPAH, from the exons ATGAAATCAAA CAGGTTGAAACTGCCTCAAAAACTCGACCTAGGGTACATAAGCGGATCAGCTGGACTGCTTGTCAAAAAGACTTCCGCAAAGATCCAACAAGAGCAAACTAACACGGAAAGTTATTCACTCGGAGGATTTCCCACTCGGCCCGACACCATGCCGAAATCTTTCTTGATTCGATTACGTGGTAAAGGAACCAGCAATAGCGTGACCCAAAGAGTGAGACAAG AGGAAAGAATTCTTAACGACGACAAGGCTCCCCTCATACGCGTGCCACACAATAACTTCTGGTTGACAAACCAGAATGCTACAAAATTGTTAAACTCCGCGAGTTTGACAAAAAGTGCGTTTCCTAAAATTCAAGCTTCGTTGGAGGACATGAAAATTCCACTTGCCACCCAAAACGTGAAGAGCGTGGAAAACCGAAAACTCCAAGCTACAGGTGGTCTACAGCCAATTGTAACACCGCAGAGTAATGCAGATCAGACGTTCACTTGCGACACGTGCCACAAGCTATTTTGTACGCCGCATGGTTTGGAGGTGCACGTGCGACGATCACATGCAGGAATTCGTCCTTATGGGTGCGCTTCATGCAGTAAGACCTTCAGTCATTTCGTAAGTCTCGCCCAGCACAGAAAAACACACTCCACTCTGAAGATATTTGAGTGCAATACGTGCGGCAAGTTCTTTAAACGATCCTCCACCTTGTCGACCCACATGTTAATACATGCCGATATAAGGCCTTTCTCCTGTGAGTATTGTGGAAAACGATTTCACCAAAAGTCGGACATGAAGAAACACTTGCTTGTCCACACAGGGGAAAAACCGCACAAATGCCGCCACTGTGGGAAGTGTTTCAGCCAGTCGTCCAATCTCATCACACACAGCCGAAAGCATCTCGGATTCAAGCCATTTGCTTGTCACAAATGTGGACGGGCGTTCTACCGCAAAGTGGATTTAAGGAGGCACAGTCATGTCCACAAACCAGGCTCTCATGGCAACAAGAAAAAGTTCGAAGACTTTTCCTTTGGTCAGGCTAGATTCATTTCTTCTCCAGCTCATTAG